A segment of the Deinococcota bacterium genome:
GACGGTGAGGTAGAGGATAACGTTGGGAATGGCGATGAGGGTATCGACCAGGCGCATGATGACGGTCTCGACCCAGCCGCCGAAGTAACCCGAGACGAGCCCCAGGGTGATGCCGATGCTTGCCGCCAGGGCCACGCCGCCCAGACCCACGACGAGCGCCACGCGGCTGCCGAAGATGAGCCGGCTCAAGATGTCGCGGCCCAGATGGTCGGTGCCTAAGACGAAGTCGGGGCTGCCGCCGTCCAGCCACATCGGCGGCGAGAGGCGGTGCAGCAGATTGGGGGCGGTCGGGCTGTGCGGCGCCAGCTGCGGCGCAAGAATCGCCATGAACACAAAGGCGACCAGCAGCAGGGCGCCGAAAACGGCCGTGGCGCTGCCGCCGAGCCGTTTCAGCCACCACCAGGAGCGCGTTTGAGAGATCATCAGCGAGGTCACCAGCGAGGTCATGAGCGAGGTCATGAATAGTGAATCCGTGGGTCGATGAGCGCGTAGAGCAGGTCGACCAGCAGGTTGGCGCTCATCACGATCAAGGAGGCGACGATCACCACCGCCTGCACGATAGCCATGTCGCGGGAATTGATGGCCTGAATAGCCAGCAGGCCGATGCC
Coding sequences within it:
- a CDS encoding ABC transporter permease; this encodes MTSLMTSLVTSLMISQTRSWWWLKRLGGSATAVFGALLLVAFVFMAILAPQLAPHSPTAPNLLHRLSPPMWLDGGSPDFVLGTDHLGRDILSRLIFGSRVALVVGLGGVALAASIGITLGLVSGYFGGWVETVIMRLVDTLIAIPNVILYLTVLGVFGPSLTILIVVIGFINWTTFARVVRGEVLAVKEREFVEAARASGQRSGRIIVRHVLPNILAPIIVVATLNVATVIILEAALSFLGLGVQPPTVTWGRMLSDGRDYIATAWWLATFPGVFITMLGLSLIFMGDWLRDVLDPRVR